The Glycine soja cultivar W05 chromosome 8, ASM419377v2, whole genome shotgun sequence genome has a window encoding:
- the LOC114421606 gene encoding probable caffeoyl-CoA O-methyltransferase At4g26220: MDNISKPEVILQSEGLLKYILETGVYPREAEILKELRNATAEHPLGFMGAAPDAGQLMAMLLKLLNAKKTIEVGVFTGYSLLLTALTIPNDGKIIAMDPDRKAYEIGLPFIKKAGVEHKIDFIECPALPVLDKLLEEPANEGSFDFAFIDADKNNYWNYHERLIKLVKIGGLVAYDNTLWGGTVALPEKAVSEPKREWRRLSLAFNKAISKDCRVQIAFLSIGDGVIICMRVR; this comes from the exons ATGGACAATATATCAAAGCCAGAGGTAATATTGCAGAGTGAGGGGTTACTGAAG TATATATTGGAGACCGGCGTTTACCCGCGAGAAGCGGAGATCCTCAAAGAGCTAAGAAATGCAACTGCAGAGCATCCTCT GGGTTTCATGGGTGCTGCACCTGATGCGGGGCAGCTAATGGCCATGCTCTTGAAGCTTTTAAATGCTAAAAAGACAATTGAAGTGGGAGTTTTTACTGGATACTCTCTTCTCCTCACTGCACTCACCATTCCTAATGATGGAAAG ATTATAGCTATGGATCCAGACAGAAAAGCTTATGAGATAGGACTGCCATTTATTAAAAAGGCTGGTGTGGAACACAAGATTGACTTCATAGAGTGTCCAGCTTTACCGGTCCTTGATAAACTCTTAGAAGAA CCTGCAAATGAAGGGAGTTTTGACTTTGCCTTCATTGATGCTGACAAAAACAATTACTGGAATTACCACGAGAGGCTTATAAAATTGGTGAAGATTGGTGGTTTAGTAGCGTACGATAACACGCTGTGGGGAGGAACTGTTGCCTTGCCTGAAAAGGCAGTTTCGGAACCGAAACGAGAATGGAGACGATTATCACTTGCTTTTAACAAAGCCATTTCCAAGGATTGTCGTGTTCAAATTGCTTTTCTTTCAATAGGTGACGGAGTCATTATCTGCATGCGTGTTCGCTGA